A stretch of Lactuca sativa cultivar Salinas chromosome 6, Lsat_Salinas_v11, whole genome shotgun sequence DNA encodes these proteins:
- the LOC111890607 gene encoding transcription factor VIP1, producing the protein MDPKFAGKPIASASYYGGGRMDIEQMPETPNRGAHHRRAQSETFFRFPDEDILLDDVVADFNFANIDLPSLSSDAPIPTTTGESSSKSEGESSDVNAVKSTASRPPGPVNHIRSLSVDADFFDGLGLSSAAEASGGYRHRHSNSMDGSAASSFEGDSMLMMLDNSKKALAPDKLAELALIDPKRAKRILANRQSAARSKERKIRYTSELERKVQTLQNEATTLSTQVTMLQRDTTGLTSENKELKLRLQAMEQQAKLRDALNETLRAEVQRLKIETGQLPPLNGMNYHHHRSLPPQYSSHQQTFHHFGNQNPQQPPQQQIRPPDAATNRPPKPTFMDFN; encoded by the exons ATGGACCCCAAGTTCGCCGGAAAACCAATCGCCTCCGCCTCATATTACGGCGGTGGAAGGATGGACATCGAACAGATGCCTGAAACACCCAACCGAGGCGCCCACCACCGCCGCGCCCAGTCAGAGACGTTCTTCCGTTTCCCAGACGAAGACATCCTTCTAGATGATGTTGTTGCCGACTTTAATTTCGCCAACATCGACTTACCTTCTCTCTCATCCGACGCTCCTATCCCCACAACCACCGGCGAATCATCGTCTAAGTCAGAGGGAGAGTCCTCCGACGTCAACGCCGTCAAATCGACGGCTAGTAGACCTCCGGGACCCGTTAATCATATCAGAAGCCTCTCTGTGGACGCTGATTTCTTCGATGGGTTAGGTTTAAGCTCCGCCGCTGAGGCGAGCGGTGGGTATCGTCATAGGCATAGTAATTCGATGGATGGGTCTGCCGCATCGTCTTTTGAAGGGGATTCGATGTTGATGATGTTGGATAATTCGAAGAAAGCACTTGCTCCTGATAAACTAGCTGAACTTGCTTTGATCGACCCCAAGAGAGCTAAAAG AATTCTTGCAAATCGACAATCAGCTGCACGTTCAAAGGAGAGGAAAATAAGGTATACAAGTGAATTGGAGAGAAAAGTACAGACCCTTCAAAACGAGGCAACAACATTGTCTACCCAAGTGACAATGCTCCAG CGGGATACAACTGGACTAACTTCGGAGAACAAAGAGCTCAAGCTGCGGTTACAAGCCATGGAACAACAAGCAAAACTTAGAGATG CTTTGAATGAAACCCTAAGAGCAGAAGTGCAGCGGCTCAAAATCGAAACCGGTCAACTGCCGCCACTTAACGGAATGaactaccaccaccaccgctCATTGCCACCTCAATATTCATCACACCAACAAACATTTCATCACTTTGGTAATCAGAACCCTCAACAGCCGCCACAACAGCAGATTCGGCCGCCTGATGCCGCCACTAACCGCCCGCCCAAACCAACGTTCATGGACTTTAATTAA